In Nicotiana tabacum cultivar K326 chromosome 11, ASM71507v2, whole genome shotgun sequence, a single window of DNA contains:
- the LOC107778815 gene encoding putative protein phosphatase 2C 38 isoform X2 — MVTTTWKKFVYPCWKPSIDNEGENSNSRGGDRDPDGSVDGLWWYKDSGHHVNGEFSMAVIQANNTLEDHSQLESGPMSSVNTGLQGTFVGIYDGHAGAEAARFINDRLFKNVKKFTSEDQVMSADVISKAYLETEEEFLSLVRKQWQTKPHIASAGSCCLVGIICSGTLYIANAGDSRAVLGKRERAMKEVKAIQLSSEHNASLASVREELRSLHPDDPHVVVLKHKVWRVKGIIQVSRSIGDAYLKRAEFNREPLLPKFRFPGTFRKPILLAEPSIFVQKLLPEDQFLIFASDGLWEHLSNQEAVDIVSSCEHHGIARKLVKAALQEAAKKREMRYADLKRIDRGVRRHFHDDITVIVLFLDSHLISRSSFRAPVVSIKASVGP; from the exons ATGGTGAcaactacatggaaaaagtttgTTTACCCTTGTTGGAAGCCTTCTATAGATAATGAAGGTGAAAATAGCAATAGTAGAGGTGGAGACCGAGACCCGGACGGCAGTGTTGATGGATTGTGGTGGTATAAAGATTCGGGGCACCATGTTAATGGGGAGTTCTCGATGGCTGTAATTCAAGCGAATAATACATTGGAGGATCACAGTCAGCTTGAATCGGGGCCGATGAGTTCGGTCAACACAGGTCTGCAGGGCACCTTTGTGGGAATATATGATGGCCATGCAGGTGCAGAAGCTGCCCGGTTTATAAATGACCGCCTGTTCAAGAACGTCAAGA AATTCACCTCAGAGGATCAAGTTATGTCAGCCGACGTTATAAGCAAGGCATATTTGGAAACAGAAGAGGAGTTCCTTTCTCTAGTGAGAAAGCAATGGCAAACTAAACCCCATATTGCTTCTGCGGGATCATGCTGCTTAGTGGGTATTATATGCAGTGGGACATTATACATCGCAAATGCTGGAGATTCTCGTGCGGTGTTAGGAAAACGGGAGAGGGCTATGAAAGAGGTTAAAGCAATTCAATTGTCTTCTGAACACAATGCGAGTTTGGCATCTGTCCGTGAGGAACTGCGTTCACTGCATCCTGATGATCCGCATGTAGTAGTTTTAAAGCACAAGGTTTGGCGCGTGAAGGGAATTATACAG GTGTCAAGATCAATTGGTGATGCATATTTGAAGAGAGCAGAGTTTAACAGAGAGCCTTTGCTCCCTAAATTTCGATTTCCTGGAACCTTCCGGAAGCCCATTCTCCTAGCTGAGCCATCAATATTTGTACAGAAGCTCCTTCCAGAAGATCAGTTTCTCATATTTGCTTCTGACGGCTTATGGGAGCATCTAAGTAATCAAGAGGCCGTGGACATTGTCAGTAGTTGTGAGCACCAT GGAATTGCTAGAAAACTTGTAAAAGCTGCTCTTCAGGAAGCCgcaaagaaaagagaaatgaGATATGCGGACCTGAAAAGGATAGATAGAGGAGTGAGGCGACATTTTCATGACGATATCACGGTCATAGTTTTGTTTCTAGATTCTCATTTGATTAGTCGCAGTTCCTTCCGTGCGCCTGTGGTTTCTATAAAAGCAAGTGTTGGTCCTTGA
- the LOC107778815 gene encoding putative protein phosphatase 2C 38 isoform X1, whose protein sequence is MVTTTWKKFVYPCWKPSIDNEGENSNSRGGDRDPDGSVDGLWWYKDSGHHVNGEFSMAVIQANNTLEDHSQLESGPMSSVNTGLQGTFVGIYDGHAGAEAARFINDRLFKNVKTICDAEFTSEDQVMSADVISKAYLETEEEFLSLVRKQWQTKPHIASAGSCCLVGIICSGTLYIANAGDSRAVLGKRERAMKEVKAIQLSSEHNASLASVREELRSLHPDDPHVVVLKHKVWRVKGIIQVSRSIGDAYLKRAEFNREPLLPKFRFPGTFRKPILLAEPSIFVQKLLPEDQFLIFASDGLWEHLSNQEAVDIVSSCEHHGIARKLVKAALQEAAKKREMRYADLKRIDRGVRRHFHDDITVIVLFLDSHLISRSSFRAPVVSIKASVGP, encoded by the exons ATGGTGAcaactacatggaaaaagtttgTTTACCCTTGTTGGAAGCCTTCTATAGATAATGAAGGTGAAAATAGCAATAGTAGAGGTGGAGACCGAGACCCGGACGGCAGTGTTGATGGATTGTGGTGGTATAAAGATTCGGGGCACCATGTTAATGGGGAGTTCTCGATGGCTGTAATTCAAGCGAATAATACATTGGAGGATCACAGTCAGCTTGAATCGGGGCCGATGAGTTCGGTCAACACAGGTCTGCAGGGCACCTTTGTGGGAATATATGATGGCCATGCAGGTGCAGAAGCTGCCCGGTTTATAAATGACCGCCTGTTCAAGAACGTCAAGA CTATATGTGATGCAGAATTCACCTCAGAGGATCAAGTTATGTCAGCCGACGTTATAAGCAAGGCATATTTGGAAACAGAAGAGGAGTTCCTTTCTCTAGTGAGAAAGCAATGGCAAACTAAACCCCATATTGCTTCTGCGGGATCATGCTGCTTAGTGGGTATTATATGCAGTGGGACATTATACATCGCAAATGCTGGAGATTCTCGTGCGGTGTTAGGAAAACGGGAGAGGGCTATGAAAGAGGTTAAAGCAATTCAATTGTCTTCTGAACACAATGCGAGTTTGGCATCTGTCCGTGAGGAACTGCGTTCACTGCATCCTGATGATCCGCATGTAGTAGTTTTAAAGCACAAGGTTTGGCGCGTGAAGGGAATTATACAG GTGTCAAGATCAATTGGTGATGCATATTTGAAGAGAGCAGAGTTTAACAGAGAGCCTTTGCTCCCTAAATTTCGATTTCCTGGAACCTTCCGGAAGCCCATTCTCCTAGCTGAGCCATCAATATTTGTACAGAAGCTCCTTCCAGAAGATCAGTTTCTCATATTTGCTTCTGACGGCTTATGGGAGCATCTAAGTAATCAAGAGGCCGTGGACATTGTCAGTAGTTGTGAGCACCAT GGAATTGCTAGAAAACTTGTAAAAGCTGCTCTTCAGGAAGCCgcaaagaaaagagaaatgaGATATGCGGACCTGAAAAGGATAGATAGAGGAGTGAGGCGACATTTTCATGACGATATCACGGTCATAGTTTTGTTTCTAGATTCTCATTTGATTAGTCGCAGTTCCTTCCGTGCGCCTGTGGTTTCTATAAAAGCAAGTGTTGGTCCTTGA